The region gtTTTTTAACCAACTTTAAGGTTCCTTTAATCATCtctttcaaaagtatttttgagCAGAGCTTTAGAACAGAAAGTAAGGGCATCTTTTGCAAGAGCGTGCAGCACTGTTCAACTTCTAGGTTCTCaactcatttttacaatattatttaagcTGTTCACTTCTGTACAAACTTCGTtccactttattttttaactttaaatacaatGCTCTATGGGGAACTTTTGTTTTTCCTGTAAGAACGTCCATGAAGTGAGACATGTGCACCTCATACATGTGATGCCTGCATAACAACCATATTAAAGGAAGGTTAAGTTTTACGCTCAGCAAttgaatttctttattttcgtTTTTGAACACCtcatgttaaaaacaaataaaaattgatattgtGTTCTGCACTAGggtgtcacaaaaaaaaaaagactatacCCTAAAATGTTTGGGGTTTGGTccatagaaaaagaaaataccCAAATGTTATGATTTATCTATTCGGCAATTGCAAgatgtgtatttttaaaatttggatataacaattttttccgTATTTTTATTACgcttttataataattgttataaaaaaagcattgcTGTTAAAATCATACAGAAAGATTTATTAGATACGCTTAAGAATGTTAATAAATTTCTCTAATAGATTTActtgctaaatatttttaattctaaagtGCAGAAGTGTTGacaatatcaatttttatttgtttttaacttggAATGTTCTAGAATGAAAACAAGTTCAAGGTGCAAATAGAAAGTACAACTGCTCTATTAGTCTAGAAGAGCTGTTTACCATCTTAATGATCCTATCGAGTGTCCACAAAAACGTCTTGGATTTGAACTTGTGTGTTTATAATGATCTTGAAGTAGTTGAAAATGATCTAGAACTCTTTAAAGGCCAGATGAAGAAAGGAAAATGTTCATTGAGGAAAAAGATGATGATCTTACAGAGCTAGAACTGAAAAGAGGAGACTCAGATTtctaactataaaaaaacaaatacaaaaagagATTCATAGAGTTCAAGGAAGCCAGGATAGTAGTAAATCAATATGTAGTGAAAATTGGATTTGAAACAGTTGATTTCAAATTGGACTCTTCAACAGATGATAAATTTGGCGAAAAACTTATGAAGAATAAAAAGGTAATTGTGAACTACTacgttattaaaaattatttttttttataataaagtatttgttatatttctaaaacaacttTGTTATTAATAGAGGCATATTAActcaataacaaatttaaataaaaacaaattttgttaaacgctttttgattaaagaaaataactaaaatagaGCTTACTCCTGATGAGCTTATTGATGCAGCATCAATTGAGACAACAAGATATAATACGACCTTAGACCGCAATTATGTCTGCCATTCCAAAtctaatgtttattttaaagaaataaacgTCTCTAGGTCTTCCGTTCACAGAAAACGGTTTCAGGCAATTCAGTCAACAGGGTACCTTCTTAGAAAGCAAAcaattgtacttttaattttttaattgtcactatttttattatatttttaaattcaattttgttatttcaataataaatagcaACTGTATTCTTTAAGAAATATCGTAAGAATAAAGTCTAAAACATACAAAGTAAGTAACCAAGAAACAGTCGTATACAGCTTtgatataaaatgatataaatattatatgataTGACAATAGcctaatataaatgtataatatatataatataaatttatttttataattttataaattataatttttttaaaatataaagccCTTTAGAAAAAACTAGGGAGTAGGGGCACGTGTCTTTTGCCCCCACCCCCACTCCTCTTCCTGATGGAGAAGGCcctataaaatcaaattaaattaatgaatcATTGCGTTTTCCTAGGATACAAgtttgatcaaaaaaataaaatttaaatgtttactcggggtatttaaaagattaacaaagaaaattaaatattgttatcatcaaaaagaatataatttattaatgtaGTCTTAAAATGAAAAACGAGTATTTAATCAAGATTAGGTTAGACAGTTTTACTACATAGATAAGGTGTTCAATAACTCTCGTGACTTTTAAAACACGTAATAAAACgcattaatatgttttatagatgtttaaaaaaaacattttgtgcTCACTGGTTTAATACAAAACTTTGTTTGGCAAGCAGTTTTTATTTCGCAAAgtgtgtttatttataaatttctgaagatatttaaaaacaaataatgatttttcaattttacaataaaaaaacaaaaacaaaaaacaacgcTAAACATGATATATACAATGAGTTTGTAAATTATTGTACCCCTTGTTAAATCTTACAAAAATCTTTAGATAGCCTGATCAACTATCGCGGTATCAGCATTATaccaatctttaaaaaagttctaaaatatctaatttCAATCATTTGTCCGGGTTTTAGAGATACTCACCCTCTTCAATTTGGATTTAATACTAACTGTTCAACGTTACATGCAGAATTTCTAATAAGCGAAACAAGAAATAGCTTTTAATAGCGCTAACTGGGGTATCctatttgataaattatatttcGATAAAAAAACTACCACTCTTTATAGTTAACATAGTTATAGTTATTCTCTTCGTTATATAACAACGGTTGTAAATCAAGGTTGTAATATCAACGTTATATCAAGGTTGTAAATCAAACTCGTTTCTTCTAAACAAGGAGTAAGACAAGGATCGATTCTTTCGCCTCACCTCTATCACCTTTACACTGAAAGTCTTCtcgaaaatattaaaaatcaaggTATTGTCGGCACATCTATATACGGTAACTTTACTGGTGTGGTAGCGCATGTGGATGATATCATACTTTTAAGCTCTACCCTCTCTGGTCTCAACAAGCTTATAAAAACATGTAACATTTACTGTaacattatttgtattaaactaAACGCCGAAAAAACTGAGTTCTTGATTTCAGGTAAAGGACAAATACAAACCAATACAATAACGATTTCTGCTAATAACATAAATCTTCATAATAAACTTAGACGTTTGGGATTCACATGGGATACTGAACATTCAATTTTTGCTTCACTCAGTCATacaaatattgatgaaaaaatctCAAACTTTAGAGCTGTCGTTTAAACTCTtattcaatctggaatccggTTTGCCCAGCCAAATTctatttcctatatatataaatcattggcAGTCCCAACTTTAACTTATGGTATGGAGCTATGTGGAAATAATTCTGCTTGAAAAAGCTAGATATTATTGAAAGGAGTACGCTAAAGACGTTTTTGAATGTTTCAAAACACAGTAGGAACTATGCAGGTTCTCTATAAGGAATCCAGGAGATTTCGGAAAGTAttagacaaaataaattaaacttgttcCTTCGTCTTCTGAACAATAGATCAACTGCAGACATTATCTGTTCAAAGCTGGAACGCCCTTTGTTTCAATATTCGTTTGTTTATAATGTCCAGGAACTATGCCGTTTTCAGttgttagattttaaaaatttgatttgaaataaaaagaaggtaaaaattGCACCTTCCAAAAGTTAAATTCCCTCCGATGTTGAACAAACATTGAAATATAAATAGAGTGCTGGAATGCAAAAGAGCAAAGAGGAATTTTCAAAGATGTTCTTGAAGAAAAAATTCTGAAGTAAAAATCACCGgaaataactttcttttttttctttttaccttgtaaGTTACATtgggtgttaaataaaattaaataataataataagtaaatgcTTGgtgtttttacatatttaataattttgtatttgaatATTAGTTTGCAAATACTTTGCGTGTTTCTTTCTGTGATAAAGGCGTTACAACTAGGGCTGTTATAGGATCGGTTCTAGACGCAGACCCAATCCGTTTGATTCGGGTCTGGGTTTTGTTATTACAGACCCAAAAAATGCCAGACGCATTAGACTCGTTAACCAAACGGGTCGGGTATGCCTGTATAATCCGTTTTGTTAATGGGTCTAACGAATCTGGGTCTGGCGGGTTTTGTGTCAATAATATCGAGTCTGGGTCTGGGACCCAACCCATTAACAACCCTAGTTGTAActcaattttacaaaaattaatttagaattaagaataaaaaagtagTAGAATCAAGTTAAATTCTTTGTACTTAAATTGCACCTGGTCCTATACAGAATGGTAAAggtttatatagtatatagaaAGGTCTAGGTAGATGTTAAGATTAAATTTCAAGTGAaagaataagaaataaaattgattaagaaTATACCTAATCATGTTCACAAAATTAACTGTAATTGCAAAACTGtggttttttgaataaatatttttgtagggTAGTTGTTGCTCCTAGACTCTTTAATGAATTAACAACACCACCGCAAAATAAAGCCCAAAAACAACTGTCGAGGTTACGAATAGGTGGATTAAATGTTAATTCTAGAACTTTAAACTGCAATTCAGCTGCTAAAATTGGTGAAAATAAAAGGCATTTTTCAATCTGACAAAAGAAAATGGGAATGCAAAAGTAAAAATGAGGTGTAtgcaaaaagtaaaaacagatgTCTATAAgatattacaataaaagaacTTTCCACAGTCATCTTAAATATATTAAGGTATACATACTAatgaaaacttgaaaagtttataCTGCAAACTATTACCTATTATAGTAAGAGCAATACTCACAAATAAACACAAATTACATTCTTTCTGGTCACAATTCATTGCAAGCCTAGTTGAACTTAAAAATACctgtaattttaatttctttggctAATTCATTTAAATGATTTCACTTGGTGAAAGTCATTTAAATGAATTAGCCGAAAAACTCAAAATTACAAGTATAATCAAGAACATTGAAAAAACCTCAGAAGGAGTGTGGTACGCTATAATAGATACTAAACGCATGTTTAATCATGATGAAATACCACAGTTTGTAAACTTTGGAGTTGATGGGAGTGCAACTAGGTTGGTGTTTGCAGCAAATGTTACAGTTGCTATCAAATAATTCGCGAGGATATAGATTGGTATAAACCACTTGGTCTTGTGGTGGAGATGTAGTTATTTGCCATGTAATATTATCAGGAAAAGGAATAAGAATCAATATGGCACCAAAATCCACCGtggaaaaaatttcaaacttgcTTATATCAGCTATAGaaagtttgtataaaaaaatgttgaaaaaccTGTGGTATACTAACAGATACTCCACGAGGTTTGACGTAAGTGTCCTTCATAATTGCCgtgaaaaactaatttatcaATTTGTCGGCCAAACGCAAAAGACTCGACTTTTTTTTCTGGAGATAAGCTTTGTTCGCTTAActccagaaaaaaaatttaaaaagattttttgttttttttgttgacagTGAATTTAACTGCATTGTTTTTTATGCGTGAAGAGTTACCATGACttaatacataaattttttttaatacaaatgattttattttctttgaacCTTTTCATTTATAGcataaactttaaatgatattttctTTCTCGGATGCCAATCAGTGATTttgagtttaatatttttttgatcctCTAAGTACATACTATCATCCTTCAAGAGGGTTTCTCTGGGTTAGAAGGTTTGGGTGAGAAGCCTTTTTTTGGAACAATGGGGTGCAAATTATTACAAAAGGTAGCAAAAGTGGTAAAAAGTCACCTGAACAACTATTAGTTGCTAATGCAACCATAAATAAGATGCACGATAGAGATaagagaaaaagaaatttaattgattttggaATTCCAGAATCAACTCAgacagattttttaattaagagaaATGAAGATGCAAAAAAGATAAcagatatttttgattttattggcAAAGCAAATATTAAACCAGTTTATACCAGAAAACTTAGGTCAAAAGACAAAACAAAGCTTGGACCAATTTTAGTTGAACTGAATGAACCATCCATTATAAATTCAGTTCTtttagcagcaaaaaaattaagaaacagTATAGATCAAAAACAGATTTACACAAATCCAGATCTAAGTGAAGCCGAAAGACAATTCAATCTCCAGCTAAGACAAGAAAGAAACAGGCTTAATGCAAATCTTGAAACAAACTCTACATTTCAATATGGTATCCGTGGTAACCAATTGCAAAAGTTCAAGAAGAATTGAAACTGTACTTAAAGCACTTTTATTACCTGGAAGCATAGTAGAACTCAATTGTATTTATTTGAATGCTACCTCACTggaaaataaattagataaattaaaGATTGTAACTAGTTTGTATTGTTCAAAAATTGTTGGAGTAAGCGAAACATGGTTCATATTCCTGGGTACAATATATACAGATATGATAGAACTGGTGATTGTAGAGGCGGTGGTGtatgctaatatatataaaaaattcaatagatTTTTTTGAGCTGGTCGACATTGATTTTAGTATTAGCAAAATAAACCCGAACAAGCCCGAACAAGTTTCAGCAGTAGTTTATTTTGACTAAGATAAATACCTAATTGGTTGTCTATACAGACcaaattattttgttgatatgGTAGAATttgacaatacttttaaaatagcaGGAAGATATGTTGATGTTAATGCCTTTAATGATGTACTAATTATAGGTGATTTCAATTTCCCATCAATTAAATAGTCAAATGATAGTATAGCATCAATTTCAAATGACAGTGGCATAGAAGATAAATTCTATAAAACTTCAAGTGATACTCTTCTCTATCAACATATAAACATACCAACTTTTCAATTGGCTAATGGATCAACCTCAAATGTTCTAGATTTAATATTCACAACAGAATCTGGTAGTGTATATGCTGTTGATCCAAGTTTTGTGCTTGGTGACATAAACAAAGGTCatcaaattatttactttaaattcgtcttaaaaaataatgttagcAGATTAGCTTGTCGtaactttaagtttttgaatagCAAAgctaaatttgataaaatttctgATTTTATGTCTAATATCGATTGGGTGAAGTTGTACAAAAACAAGACAGTGCAAGACATGTACAACGAATTTATTTACTATACCACTGAAGCATGCAATTTGTTTGTTCCAACCATTGATATTTCACTAATCAAAAGCTCAACAACTCCTTGGATTATTAACGAAATCAAGCAATtaataagaagaaaaagaaatttaagatACATAAATTGTGCTCACAGATGGAATGATGTTAAACTGACCAAAGAATATAAACAGTTATGCAAATTAGTTAAAACAGAAATATACAATGCTCgacttttatttgaaaagaatctAGTGTTAACCTCTAAACTTAATCCGAAACagttatataagtatttaaacagtataaattcaataaaagatTCAATAAAGGCCATGAGAATGCCTAATAGTGATTTATCCCATgaaccaaataaaattgtaaactgcctaaataaaaattttcaggaTGTCTTTACTATTGAAGAAAAAGGAGATCTTCCACCTTTTCATCTCGAATTAAATGatgtaattaaatttgaagATATTGAACCTGATAATATTAGCTTTGAGTTAGTTTTATCTAAACTTAAATCACTAAAAGACAATAAGTCACCTGGAGCTGATAAACTTTGTTCAATAGTCCTCAAGAATTGTGCTATATTGTTAACTTTACCACTAACTC is a window of Hydra vulgaris chromosome 15, alternate assembly HydraT2T_AEP DNA encoding:
- the LOC136091979 gene encoding uncharacterized protein LOC136091979, whose product is MVHIPGYNIYRYDRTGDCRGGGSNDSIASISNDSGIEDKFYKTSSDTLLYQHINIPTFQLANGSTSNVLDLIFTTESGSVYAVDPSFVLGDINKGHQIIYFKFVLKNNVSRLACRNFKFLNSKAKFDKISDFMSNIDWVKLYKNKTVQDMYNEFIYYTTEACNLFVPTIDISLIKSSTTPWIINEIKQLIRRKRNLRYINCAHRWNDVKLTKEYKQLCKLVKTEIYNARLLFEKNLVLTSKLNPKQLYKYLNSINSIKDSIKAMRMPNSDLSHEPNKIVNCLNKNFQDVFTIEEKGDLPPFHLELNDVIKFEDIEPDNISFELVLSKLKSLKDNKSPGADKLCSIVLKNCAILLTLPLTLIYRESLKTSQMPIQFKSANVTPIHKKGDKKVASNYGPISLTFIPCKILESIIR